A single window of Methylocella tundrae DNA harbors:
- a CDS encoding metal ABC transporter ATP-binding protein: MTAAIRFSNLTLGYDRHPAVHHLDGDVESGSLLAICGPNGAGKSTLLKAIAGSLAPLSGSVALPHVKTRDIAYLPQAADIDKSFPINVFDVVAMGLWSRCGLFGAVARRELARIHDAISAVGLDGFEDRAIGALSGGQLQRMLFARLLLQDAAVILLDEPFTAIDSKTTADLLALVARWSSEKRTVLAVLHDFDIVREHFPQTLLLAREKIAWGKTADVLTPQNLLRARSMIEAFDRDAQACSRAA; this comes from the coding sequence ATGACCGCCGCCATCCGCTTCAGCAATTTGACCCTTGGCTATGACCGTCACCCGGCGGTTCATCATCTCGACGGAGACGTCGAGAGCGGGTCTTTGCTCGCCATATGCGGGCCTAACGGCGCCGGAAAATCGACATTGCTGAAGGCCATCGCCGGATCGCTCGCGCCGCTCAGCGGTTCGGTCGCGCTGCCGCATGTCAAGACGCGCGATATTGCCTATCTGCCTCAGGCGGCCGATATCGATAAAAGCTTTCCGATCAACGTATTCGATGTCGTCGCCATGGGCTTATGGTCCCGCTGCGGCCTGTTCGGCGCCGTCGCGCGGCGTGAATTGGCGCGGATCCACGACGCCATCTCGGCTGTCGGGCTGGATGGTTTCGAGGATCGCGCCATTGGCGCCCTCTCCGGCGGCCAGTTGCAGCGCATGTTGTTCGCAAGGCTGCTGCTGCAGGACGCGGCAGTCATCCTCCTCGACGAGCCCTTCACCGCCATCGATTCAAAGACGACAGCAGATCTTCTCGCCCTCGTCGCCCGCTGGAGCAGCGAAAAACGCACGGTGCTCGCCGTGCTGCATGATTTCGATATCGTGCGGGAGCACTTTCCCCAAACGCTTCTGCTGGCGCGCGAAAAAATCGCCTGGGGAAAGACGGCCGACGTGCTGACCCCGCAAAATCTCTTGAGGGCGCGCTCGATGATCGAGGCTTTCGATCGCGACGCGCAGGCCTGTTCCCGCGCGGCCTAA
- the typA gene encoding translational GTPase TypA has product MKLRNIAIIAHVDHGKTTLVDRLLQQSGAFRDNQRVAERVMDSNDLEKERGITIMAKATSIAWKETRINIVDTPGHADFGGEVERILSMVDGAIVLVDASEGPMPQTKFVVGKALKIGLKPIVAVNKVDKPDARITEVVNEVFDLFAALDATDEQLDFPILYGSAKQGWMADSPDGPQEGMAPLFDLVLKHVPAPRIEEGGFRMLGTLLEANPYLGRLVTGRVFAGSVKPNQAVKVLDRKGNVVEQGRVSKILAFRGIERTPIDEAEAGDIVAIAGLEKFNVADTLCAPEVVEPLQAQPIDPPTLSMTFSVNDSPLAGTEGDKVTSRVIRARLYKEAEGNVALRIEDSPGSDSYIVSGRGELQLAILIETMRREGFELSVSRPKVVFQKAEDGKTLLEPIEEVVIDVDEEHSGVVVQKMAERKAEMIEMRPSGGNRLRLVFHAPTRGLIGYQGELLTDTRGTAIMNRLFHEYAPWKGEIAGRRNGVLISNDNGESVAYAMWKLEDRGPMMIEPGWKVYRGMIVGEHTRENDLEINVLKGKQLTNIRAAGKDEAVRLTPPIRMTLERALAYIEDDELVEVTPKSIRLRKLFLDPNDRKRATRAKETA; this is encoded by the coding sequence ATGAAGCTGCGCAATATCGCCATCATCGCCCACGTCGACCACGGCAAGACAACTCTTGTCGATCGCCTGCTGCAACAGTCGGGCGCTTTCCGCGACAATCAGAGAGTCGCGGAGCGCGTCATGGATTCGAACGATCTCGAAAAAGAGCGCGGCATCACGATCATGGCGAAGGCGACCTCGATCGCCTGGAAAGAGACCCGGATCAATATCGTCGATACGCCCGGCCACGCCGATTTCGGCGGCGAAGTCGAGCGCATTCTCTCGATGGTCGACGGCGCCATCGTTCTGGTGGACGCCTCGGAAGGGCCGATGCCGCAGACCAAATTCGTCGTTGGCAAAGCTCTGAAGATCGGATTGAAGCCGATCGTCGCCGTCAACAAGGTCGACAAGCCCGACGCCCGGATCACCGAGGTGGTGAATGAGGTATTCGACCTTTTCGCCGCTCTCGACGCGACTGACGAGCAGCTTGATTTCCCCATTCTTTATGGCTCGGCCAAACAGGGCTGGATGGCCGATAGTCCGGATGGTCCGCAAGAGGGCATGGCCCCTCTGTTCGATCTGGTGCTGAAGCATGTGCCGGCGCCGCGCATCGAAGAAGGCGGTTTCCGTATGCTCGGCACTCTGCTCGAGGCCAATCCGTATCTGGGGCGCCTTGTGACGGGGCGGGTGTTTGCCGGCAGCGTCAAGCCGAATCAGGCCGTCAAAGTCCTCGACCGCAAGGGCAATGTCGTCGAACAGGGCCGCGTGTCCAAGATTCTCGCTTTCCGCGGTATCGAACGCACGCCGATCGACGAGGCTGAGGCGGGCGACATCGTCGCCATCGCGGGCCTTGAGAAATTCAACGTCGCCGACACGCTCTGCGCGCCCGAGGTGGTTGAGCCCTTGCAGGCGCAGCCGATTGATCCGCCGACCCTGTCCATGACGTTTTCAGTCAATGATTCGCCGCTCGCCGGAACCGAGGGCGACAAGGTGACGAGCCGCGTCATCCGCGCCCGCCTCTACAAGGAGGCCGAAGGCAATGTCGCTTTGCGCATTGAAGATTCGCCGGGCTCTGATTCCTACATCGTTTCCGGCCGCGGCGAGTTGCAGCTTGCGATCCTCATCGAGACCATGCGCCGCGAAGGGTTCGAGCTTAGCGTCTCGCGTCCGAAGGTGGTTTTCCAGAAAGCCGAGGACGGCAAAACCTTGCTTGAGCCGATCGAAGAGGTCGTGATCGACGTCGATGAGGAGCATTCCGGCGTCGTCGTTCAGAAGATGGCCGAGCGCAAGGCCGAAATGATCGAAATGCGCCCGTCGGGCGGCAATCGCCTGCGGCTCGTGTTCCACGCGCCGACGCGCGGGCTGATCGGCTATCAGGGCGAATTGCTGACGGATACGCGCGGCACCGCGATCATGAACCGCCTGTTCCATGAATACGCGCCCTGGAAGGGTGAGATCGCCGGCCGGCGCAATGGCGTCCTCATCTCCAACGACAATGGCGAATCGGTCGCCTACGCCATGTGGAAGCTGGAAGATCGCGGTCCCATGATGATCGAGCCGGGCTGGAAGGTCTACCGCGGCATGATCGTTGGCGAACATACGCGTGAGAACGACCTTGAGATCAACGTCCTGAAGGGCAAGCAGCTGACCAATATCCGCGCCGCCGGCAAGGATGAAGCTGTGCGTCTCACGCCGCCGATCCGGATGACGCTGGAGCGCGCCCTGGCCTACATCGAAGATGATGAGCTGGTCGAAGTGACGCCGAAGTCGATCCGTTTGCGCAAGCTTTTCCTCGACCCGAATGATCGCAAGCGCGCGACGCGGGCCAAGGAAACCGCCTGA
- the mutM gene encoding bifunctional DNA-formamidopyrimidine glycosylase/DNA-(apurinic or apyrimidinic site) lyase: MPELPEVETVRRGLEPAMIGARIVGLDQRRPDLRFPFPDRFSERLTGREILALGRRAKYLLADLDDSSVLVMHLGMSGSFRVEDMGAAKALASSGAPSKNAAHDHVVFTLSTGARIVYNDPRRFGFMQLLARHELPDHPLFRALGIEPLGNELDGAVLARLFTGKATPLKAALLDQSLIAGLGNIYVCEALHRAGLSPRRAAGSLACKDGRPTQRARLLAKMIREVLEEAVAAGGSSLRDHRQTNGALGYFQHKFRVYDRELSPCPTPECGGVIRRITQSGRSTYFCGACQR, from the coding sequence GTGCCGGAACTGCCTGAAGTGGAAACGGTGCGGCGCGGGCTCGAACCCGCGATGATCGGCGCGAGAATCGTCGGCCTCGACCAGCGACGGCCGGATCTTCGCTTTCCATTCCCAGATCGTTTTTCGGAGCGCCTCACGGGCCGCGAAATCCTGGCGTTAGGGCGGCGGGCGAAATACCTTCTCGCGGACCTCGACGATTCCAGCGTGCTCGTCATGCACCTTGGCATGTCGGGATCTTTTCGCGTCGAGGATATGGGCGCAGCAAAAGCTTTGGCCTCATCCGGCGCGCCATCCAAAAACGCTGCGCATGATCACGTCGTCTTCACCCTGTCGACGGGCGCGCGCATCGTCTACAACGACCCGCGACGATTCGGCTTCATGCAGTTGCTGGCCCGTCACGAGCTCCCAGATCATCCCTTGTTCAGGGCGCTTGGAATCGAACCGCTCGGCAATGAACTCGACGGCGCGGTCCTGGCCCGTCTTTTCACTGGTAAGGCCACCCCTCTGAAGGCGGCCCTGCTCGATCAGAGTCTTATCGCCGGCCTCGGCAATATTTACGTCTGCGAGGCCCTGCATCGCGCGGGCCTGTCGCCGCGGCGCGCCGCCGGGAGCCTTGCATGCAAAGACGGACGGCCGACGCAGCGCGCGCGTCTGCTGGCGAAAATGATCCGGGAAGTTCTCGAGGAGGCCGTCGCGGCGGGCGGATCATCGCTGCGCGATCATCGCCAGACTAATGGCGCGCTCGGCTACTTCCAGCATAAATTTCGCGTTTACGACCGCGAACTCAGCCCTTGCCCCACGCCGGAATGCGGCGGCGTGATCCGTCGGATCACGCAGTCAGGACGGTCGACCTATTTCTGCGGCGCCTGCCAGCGTTAA
- a CDS encoding SCO family protein, with protein sequence MTKASRQFLFIAVALALGLMVLGGLAFRNLADNGAQGVAAIGGPFAMTAQDGRALTDADLKGHPTLIFFGYTHCPDFCPTTLTQISSVFKEMGPDKKIEALFVTIDPQRDTPDTMKTYLESFDPRIIGLSGNEAQTRAIAKAYKVYFKKEGADNGDYTMDHTGVVYLMDKNGRFVSAFNLDRPAKQAADELTRYL encoded by the coding sequence ATGACCAAAGCGTCTCGCCAATTTCTGTTCATCGCCGTGGCGTTGGCCCTCGGGCTGATGGTGCTCGGCGGTCTAGCTTTCCGCAACCTCGCCGACAATGGCGCGCAAGGCGTCGCCGCGATCGGCGGCCCCTTCGCCATGACGGCGCAGGATGGCCGCGCCCTAACCGACGCGGACCTCAAAGGTCATCCGACCCTCATTTTCTTCGGCTACACCCATTGCCCGGACTTTTGTCCGACGACCTTGACGCAGATATCAAGCGTTTTCAAAGAGATGGGTCCGGACAAGAAGATCGAGGCGCTGTTCGTCACGATCGATCCGCAGCGCGACACGCCGGACACCATGAAGACTTATCTCGAAAGCTTCGATCCGCGCATCATCGGATTGAGCGGGAACGAAGCGCAGACCCGAGCCATCGCCAAAGCCTATAAGGTCTATTTCAAGAAGGAAGGCGCCGATAACGGCGACTATACGATGGACCACACGGGAGTGGTCTATCTCATGGACAAGAATGGCCGCTTCGTCAGCGCCTTTAATCTTGACCGGCCGGCGAAGCAGGCCGCCGACGAATTGACGCGCTATCTTTAG
- a CDS encoding TAXI family TRAP transporter solute-binding subunit: MRRLIIVAIGAAFAAIGAAALALYYYERPTVLHVAVTRESHDQRVLAAAAHEFAQKHESLRLKLVPVESLAESARIFEEDQVDLAIVRSDIDMPVSGQTVLIMRRNAAVVVAPAGSDLHDIEDLKGHKLGVLDAEQTGRMGNHTLLDAALAQYDVSLGTVRRIPLTLAELPEAIERREVDAVLAVDTPGSANLTEAVAAVAQAGRGPPVFLPIEDARAIAQRAPNFEPVEVLRGAFGGAQPKPSASFETLGVSTRLIAKPTLSNDVVSELTELMLNARPSLAAQDPIANRIEAPSTDKGAALPVHPGTLAYLGDEEQSFFDKYSDFIYIGAMLASLCGTAIATFAARFNRRQNTDLELILQRLLEIIAAARAAARADALDDLEREADDLLAKALAHDWNHALSGSRLAATSLALNQARQAISERRAYLAVPRAPFAPRLVGE, encoded by the coding sequence ATGCGTCGACTTATCATCGTGGCGATCGGCGCAGCTTTCGCTGCCATCGGAGCCGCGGCTCTTGCGCTTTACTACTATGAACGGCCGACCGTGCTGCATGTGGCTGTCACGCGCGAGAGCCATGACCAACGGGTGCTCGCCGCCGCGGCGCATGAATTCGCGCAAAAACACGAATCGCTGCGGCTCAAGCTTGTCCCTGTGGAGTCGCTGGCTGAAAGCGCGCGGATTTTCGAGGAGGACCAGGTCGACCTTGCGATCGTGCGCAGCGACATTGACATGCCGGTCAGCGGTCAGACTGTCCTTATCATGCGCCGCAACGCCGCGGTTGTCGTCGCCCCGGCGGGTTCTGACCTTCACGATATTGAGGATCTCAAGGGCCACAAGCTCGGCGTGCTCGACGCCGAACAGACCGGTCGGATGGGCAACCACACCCTGCTCGACGCCGCCCTTGCGCAGTACGACGTATCGCTCGGGACAGTAAGGCGGATTCCGTTGACGCTCGCCGAATTGCCCGAGGCGATCGAGCGGCGTGAGGTCGACGCGGTGCTCGCCGTCGACACTCCCGGTTCGGCAAATCTGACAGAGGCGGTCGCCGCGGTAGCCCAGGCCGGGCGCGGGCCGCCGGTTTTCCTCCCGATCGAAGACGCCAGGGCCATTGCCCAACGCGCGCCGAATTTTGAACCGGTCGAGGTTTTGCGCGGCGCGTTTGGCGGCGCGCAGCCAAAGCCATCTGCTAGTTTCGAGACGCTGGGGGTTAGCACCCGGCTCATCGCAAAGCCCACCCTCAGCAATGACGTCGTGTCCGAACTGACGGAACTGATGCTGAATGCAAGGCCCTCGCTCGCCGCGCAGGACCCCATCGCCAACCGGATCGAGGCGCCCTCGACCGATAAGGGAGCGGCTCTTCCGGTCCATCCCGGAACGCTGGCCTATCTTGGCGACGAAGAGCAGAGCTTTTTCGATAAATATAGCGATTTCATTTATATAGGCGCTATGCTGGCAAGCTTGTGCGGCACCGCGATCGCGACCTTCGCGGCGCGCTTCAATCGCCGGCAAAATACAGATCTCGAGCTTATTTTGCAGCGCCTGCTGGAAATTATCGCGGCGGCGCGGGCGGCCGCGCGGGCTGACGCGCTGGATGATCTCGAAAGGGAGGCCGATGACCTTCTGGCCAAGGCCCTGGCGCATGACTGGAATCACGCATTGAGCGGGAGCCGCCTCGCCGCGACGAGCCTCGCGCTGAATCAGGCGCGCCAGGCGATCTCCGAACGCCGCGCTTACCTCGCCGTTCCCCGCGCGCCTTTCGCGCCCCGGCTCGTCGGTGAATAG
- a CDS encoding L,D-transpeptidase — translation MHQLNRRTLITGVSSAAAFGLAGCVGGQQSQIASAVPAAAPSPGQSAATPVAGGDFRSMYAEINDGKFVVPAVREADLGPAFRRTRVAYSGTEAPGTIVVDPANHYLYHVEGGGQAMRYGVGVGREGFAWSGNATIHSKQEWPDWYPPKEMLERRPELLKQMSQLQSGTGMPGGPANPLGARAHYLWHDNVDTYFRIHGTNEPATIGQSVSSGCIRMVNQDVMDLYQRTTIGTKVVVLGNAQPQKVAHS, via the coding sequence ATGCATCAGTTGAATCGCCGTACCCTCATTACTGGCGTCTCGTCCGCGGCGGCGTTCGGCCTCGCCGGCTGCGTCGGCGGTCAGCAAAGTCAGATCGCATCCGCCGTACCCGCGGCGGCCCCATCGCCCGGGCAATCCGCCGCGACGCCGGTCGCCGGCGGCGATTTCCGGTCCATGTACGCGGAAATCAACGACGGAAAATTCGTTGTTCCCGCGGTCAGGGAGGCCGATCTCGGTCCGGCGTTCCGTCGCACCAGGGTCGCTTATTCTGGCACGGAAGCGCCGGGAACGATCGTCGTCGATCCGGCCAATCACTATCTCTACCATGTCGAGGGCGGGGGCCAGGCGATGCGCTATGGCGTCGGCGTCGGCCGCGAGGGTTTTGCGTGGTCCGGCAACGCGACGATCCATAGCAAACAGGAATGGCCAGACTGGTATCCTCCGAAGGAAATGCTGGAGCGCCGGCCCGAACTTTTGAAGCAAATGAGCCAGTTGCAGAGTGGAACGGGAATGCCTGGCGGTCCGGCAAATCCCCTTGGCGCTCGGGCCCATTATCTGTGGCACGACAACGTGGATACCTATTTCCGCATCCATGGCACAAACGAGCCCGCGACAATCGGTCAAAGCGTTTCCTCGGGCTGTATCCGCATGGTCAATCAGGATGTGATGGATCTGTATCAGCGCACGACCATAGGCACCAAAGTCGTTGTGCTTGGAAATGCGCAGCCGCAGAAAGTCGCGCATTCCTGA
- the cysG gene encoding siroheme synthase CysG, protein MTRALPARASGEAGRPIMTGLASLPVFFNLKGKRAILAGGSNAALWKAELLQAAGADVEVYAIAPCPGLAELADRRPSVRLFLRDVQNEDLNGATLAIADVGSAAEAERFRAAANAAGAPANVIDKPAFSDFQFGAIVDRSPLVIAISTDGASPILTQALRGRIEAILPGAIKLWAAAAKSWRKPLKALALPPKARRRFWELFNAKAFAANGGPGENLFAELLAEAGRQSQSVEKGSVVLVGAGPGDPELLTLKALRMLQSADVVLYDDLVAPAIVDMARREAEKIAVGKRGYKPSCQQDHIISMMIGLAKEGKRVVRLKGGDPMIFGRATEEISALRAAGIAIEVVPGVTAALGAAAALQVSLTERDKARRVQFITAHAHDGKLPQDIDWRALSDPRASSVVYMGARTLGVLVERLLAHGLDPATPALLVERATCADERRIGATIASLPGKVAAETLSGPCLIFIGAVFATIEGEVAPAKEAAQID, encoded by the coding sequence ATGACCAGAGCTTTACCGGCGCGGGCCTCTGGCGAGGCGGGGCGGCCGATCATGACGGGCCTTGCCTCGCTCCCTGTCTTCTTCAATCTCAAGGGCAAGCGCGCGATTCTTGCCGGCGGCTCGAATGCGGCTCTGTGGAAGGCGGAGCTGCTTCAGGCCGCTGGCGCTGACGTTGAAGTCTACGCCATCGCGCCGTGCCCGGGGCTGGCCGAGCTCGCCGACCGGCGTCCGTCGGTCAGGCTTTTTCTGCGCGATGTCCAAAATGAAGACCTGAACGGCGCGACGCTTGCGATCGCCGATGTCGGGAGCGCCGCCGAAGCGGAGCGGTTCCGCGCCGCCGCGAACGCCGCGGGCGCGCCGGCGAACGTCATCGACAAGCCAGCCTTCTCGGATTTTCAATTTGGCGCGATCGTCGATCGCTCGCCCCTCGTCATCGCGATTTCAACCGACGGCGCTTCGCCAATCCTGACGCAGGCCTTGCGCGGACGGATTGAAGCCATTCTGCCGGGCGCCATCAAGCTCTGGGCCGCGGCTGCGAAAAGCTGGCGAAAACCGTTGAAGGCGCTGGCCTTGCCGCCGAAGGCGCGCCGGCGCTTTTGGGAGCTGTTCAACGCCAAAGCTTTCGCGGCAAACGGGGGGCCGGGTGAAAATCTGTTCGCGGAGTTGCTGGCCGAGGCCGGGCGGCAGTCGCAAAGCGTTGAAAAGGGATCGGTCGTTCTGGTTGGCGCTGGTCCCGGCGATCCCGAGCTCTTGACCCTCAAGGCGCTGCGAATGCTGCAATCCGCCGACGTCGTCTTGTATGACGATCTTGTCGCCCCCGCGATCGTCGATATGGCGCGCCGGGAGGCGGAAAAAATTGCCGTCGGCAAACGCGGGTATAAGCCCTCGTGCCAGCAGGATCATATCATCTCCATGATGATTGGGCTCGCCAAGGAGGGCAAGCGCGTGGTGCGGCTGAAGGGGGGCGATCCAATGATCTTTGGGCGCGCCACAGAGGAAATTTCGGCGCTTCGCGCGGCCGGGATTGCGATCGAAGTCGTGCCCGGCGTCACGGCGGCGCTCGGCGCGGCGGCTGCGCTGCAGGTTTCGTTGACGGAGCGCGACAAGGCGCGAAGGGTCCAGTTCATCACCGCCCATGCGCATGACGGCAAGCTGCCCCAGGACATCGACTGGCGCGCGCTCAGCGATCCGCGCGCCTCTAGCGTCGTCTATATGGGCGCGAGAACGCTGGGCGTTCTGGTCGAACGGCTTTTGGCGCATGGCCTTGATCCCGCGACGCCGGCGCTTCTCGTCGAGCGCGCGACCTGCGCGGATGAGCGCCGCATCGGCGCTACGATCGCCTCGCTGCCGGGCAAAGTCGCGGCGGAGACGCTTTCCGGACCCTGCCTTATTTTTATCGGCGCGGTCTTCGCTACGATCGAGGGGGAAGTAGCGCCGGCAAAAGAGGCGGCGCAGATAGACTAG
- a CDS encoding transporter substrate-binding domain-containing protein, with translation MLDWPAAAVCLLASLLVSSSPGLGDPAVFTPGFWDPHARPIKPDLASLHSLRFLTEDDYPPFHFAAADGTLAGFDIDLTRAICEDLKLSCTIQARRFDTLVDSLKADQGDAIIASIRMDEKSRGELDFTAPYSKNPARFVTLKSTALTDATPETLRAKYIGVLAKTAHQAFLSAFFKSSVQRPFETQKALTEALNKGEVDAIFGDGIALSFWLQGQDAHNCCAFLGGPFLDSRFFGDGVGIAVKKDNPLLRQALDYALADLSAKGVYTDLYLKYFPLGFY, from the coding sequence GTGCTCGATTGGCCTGCCGCCGCGGTCTGCCTCCTCGCCAGCCTTCTCGTCTCATCGAGCCCGGGGCTTGGCGATCCCGCCGTATTCACGCCCGGCTTCTGGGACCCCCATGCGCGGCCCATAAAGCCAGACCTTGCCAGTCTGCACAGCCTGCGCTTCCTGACAGAGGATGATTACCCGCCGTTCCATTTCGCCGCGGCGGACGGGACCCTTGCTGGTTTTGACATCGATCTCACCCGCGCCATTTGCGAAGATCTGAAACTGAGCTGCACGATTCAGGCCCGCCGGTTCGACACTTTGGTCGATAGTTTGAAAGCGGATCAGGGCGACGCCATCATCGCCTCGATCCGTATGGATGAGAAATCCCGTGGCGAGCTTGATTTTACCGCGCCTTATTCAAAGAATCCGGCGCGGTTCGTCACCTTGAAGTCAACGGCGTTAACCGACGCGACGCCGGAAACGCTGCGCGCCAAATACATCGGCGTTCTCGCGAAAACCGCCCATCAGGCCTTTCTGTCCGCCTTCTTCAAGAGCTCCGTGCAACGGCCCTTCGAGACGCAAAAGGCGCTGACCGAGGCCCTGAACAAAGGAGAAGTCGACGCGATCTTTGGCGACGGCATTGCTCTGAGCTTCTGGCTGCAGGGTCAGGACGCTCATAATTGCTGCGCTTTTCTCGGCGGCCCCTTCCTCGACAGCCGCTTTTTCGGCGACGGCGTCGGCATCGCCGTCAAGAAAGACAATCCGCTGCTGCGGCAGGCGCTCGATTACGCTCTCGCCGATTTATCGGCGAAAGGCGTCTACACGGACCTCTATCTCAAATATTTTCCGCTCGGCTTCTATTAA
- a CDS encoding PadR family transcriptional regulator, which translates to MRLHSHFHAFAHGEGPRGPESGSFGLFRRHGRMGGRQRMFEQGDLRFVVLKLVSEKPSHGYEIIKAIEDRLGGAYAPSPGVIYPTLTLLEEMGAIRVQETDGPRKLYAITAEGEELLRQNQTAIEAIFGRMADINARHGGGPAPQILRATENLRTALRLRLARGPLSAEQIAEVASILDAAAKAVETS; encoded by the coding sequence ATGAGGCTTCACTCACATTTCCACGCTTTTGCCCATGGCGAAGGTCCCCGCGGTCCGGAGTCCGGGTCTTTCGGCCTGTTTCGCCGGCATGGAAGAATGGGCGGGCGCCAGCGCATGTTCGAACAGGGCGATCTGCGCTTCGTCGTGCTCAAGCTGGTTTCAGAAAAACCGTCACACGGCTACGAAATCATCAAGGCGATCGAGGATCGTCTCGGCGGCGCCTACGCGCCGAGCCCCGGCGTCATCTATCCGACCCTGACGCTGCTCGAGGAAATGGGCGCGATCCGCGTTCAGGAAACCGACGGCCCACGCAAGCTTTACGCGATCACAGCCGAAGGCGAAGAGCTGTTGCGGCAGAATCAGACCGCGATCGAAGCCATTTTTGGGCGGATGGCCGACATCAACGCGCGGCATGGCGGCGGCCCGGCCCCGCAGATCCTCCGCGCCACGGAAAATCTCAGGACGGCCTTGCGGCTGCGGCTGGCGCGTGGTCCGTTGAGCGCAGAGCAGATCGCTGAAGTTGCGAGCATTCTGGACGCCGCCGCCAAAGCCGTGGAGACGAGCTGA
- a CDS encoding phosphoribosylaminoimidazolesuccinocarboxamide synthase yields MIDAASLAPYRDYVLTEAFIPELPNYYRGKVRENYDLTDGQRILIATDRVSAFDQGLAAIPFKGQVLTDIARFWFEATTDICENHVRANPDPNVVVVQRLEMMPVEIIVRDYLAGSTGTSILPMYKAGARNIYGIDFPDGLRDNQRLPETIITPTSKAGHDAHDAPLTPREIIERQLLTPRQWDDVAEKALALFARGREIAAGRGLILADTKYEFGFNSEGHIVVADEIHTPDSSRFWLAETYPERLERGEKPDSLDKDFIRNWVSARCDPYHDPIPEIPGEVILEAAATYIRIFETITGRNFVLPESFEPPLERIRANLAVYWTR; encoded by the coding sequence ATGATCGACGCTGCGAGCCTTGCCCCTTACCGCGACTATGTGCTGACCGAAGCTTTCATCCCGGAGCTTCCGAATTACTATCGCGGCAAGGTGCGGGAGAACTACGACCTGACGGACGGGCAGCGCATCCTCATCGCCACCGATCGCGTCAGTGCGTTCGATCAGGGACTGGCTGCGATCCCCTTCAAGGGACAGGTGCTGACCGATATTGCGCGTTTCTGGTTCGAGGCGACGACCGACATCTGCGAAAATCACGTGCGCGCCAATCCCGATCCCAATGTGGTCGTGGTGCAGCGTCTTGAAATGATGCCGGTCGAGATCATCGTGCGCGATTATCTCGCGGGTTCGACCGGAACCTCCATTCTACCCATGTACAAGGCTGGCGCCCGAAACATCTATGGGATCGATTTTCCCGACGGTCTGCGCGACAATCAAAGGCTGCCGGAAACGATCATTACGCCGACGAGCAAGGCGGGGCACGATGCGCATGACGCGCCGCTCACCCCGAGGGAGATCATTGAGCGGCAGCTTCTGACTCCGCGACAATGGGACGATGTTGCTGAAAAAGCTTTGGCTCTTTTCGCCCGCGGCAGGGAGATCGCGGCGGGGCGCGGCCTTATCCTCGCCGATACGAAATATGAGTTTGGCTTTAACAGTGAAGGCCATATCGTCGTTGCGGACGAAATCCACACGCCGGACAGTAGCCGTTTTTGGCTCGCCGAAACCTATCCCGAGCGTCTTGAGCGCGGGGAAAAACCGGACAGCCTCGATAAGGATTTCATCCGCAACTGGGTCAGCGCGCGCTGCGATCCTTATCACGATCCGATCCCGGAAATCCCCGGTGAGGTGATCCTCGAGGCCGCGGCCACCTATATACGGATCTTCGAAACCATCACCGGCAGGAATTTTGTACTCCCCGAGAGCTTCGAGCCGCCGCTCGAGCGAATTCGCGCCAATCTGGCGGTCTACTGGACCAGGTGA